One region of Bacteroidia bacterium genomic DNA includes:
- the sucC gene encoding ADP-forming succinate--CoA ligase subunit beta yields the protein MNLHEYQGKQILKNAGVAIQEGIVAETPEQAVEAARKLSKDTGTEWWVVKAQIHAGGRGKGGGVKLAKSLDSVKEIAGNILGMNLITPQTGEEGKLVNKVLITQDVYYPGESEPEEYYMSLLLDREEGRHVLMYSPEGGMDIEEVAEKTPEKIFREHIHPGLGLQPFQARRVAFNLGLSGDAFKHMTKFVMGVEKAYRESDASLFEINPVLKTSDNKILAVDSKVRLDDNALFRHKELAAMRDKSEENPLEVKAKEHNLNYIKLDGNVGCMVNGAGLAMATMDMIKLAGGEPANFLDVGGTANPETVEAGFRLIMEDEAVEAILVNIFGGIVRCDRVAKGVVQAYKNIGDINIPIIVRLQGTNAEEAKQIIDESGLKVFSAVLLKEAAEKVKEVMN from the coding sequence ATGAACTTACACGAATATCAAGGCAAACAGATACTAAAAAATGCCGGTGTGGCAATCCAGGAAGGTATTGTAGCTGAAACGCCTGAGCAGGCAGTAGAAGCTGCCAGGAAGCTTAGCAAAGACACCGGCACCGAATGGTGGGTGGTAAAAGCCCAGATCCACGCAGGGGGCCGCGGAAAAGGTGGCGGGGTAAAACTGGCTAAATCGCTGGATTCCGTAAAGGAAATAGCCGGCAACATTTTAGGAATGAACCTGATAACACCCCAAACAGGAGAAGAGGGCAAGCTGGTGAATAAAGTATTGATAACCCAGGACGTTTATTACCCCGGTGAAAGCGAACCTGAAGAATACTACATGAGCCTTTTACTCGATCGCGAAGAAGGTCGGCATGTCCTGATGTATTCACCGGAAGGAGGGATGGACATCGAAGAAGTAGCGGAGAAAACCCCGGAGAAGATATTCAGAGAGCATATCCATCCTGGCCTCGGACTTCAGCCCTTCCAAGCGCGAAGAGTTGCATTTAACCTGGGCCTGAGCGGAGATGCTTTTAAACACATGACCAAATTCGTGATGGGCGTGGAGAAAGCCTATCGCGAATCTGACGCATCATTATTTGAGATCAATCCCGTTCTCAAAACCTCTGACAATAAAATACTTGCCGTTGACAGTAAAGTCCGGCTTGATGATAATGCCCTGTTCCGCCATAAAGAACTGGCCGCAATGCGTGATAAAAGCGAGGAAAACCCGCTGGAAGTAAAAGCAAAGGAGCATAATCTGAACTATATTAAATTGGATGGAAATGTAGGCTGCATGGTGAACGGAGCGGGCCTGGCAATGGCCACAATGGATATGATAAAGCTTGCAGGCGGAGAACCGGCCAACTTTCTGGATGTGGGCGGTACGGCCAATCCTGAAACCGTGGAAGCAGGGTTCCGGCTCATCATGGAAGATGAAGCGGTAGAAGCAATCCTGGTGAACATTTTCGGAGGCATCGTTCGTTGCGACCGCGTTGCGAAAGGTGTAGTTCAGGCTTACAAAAATATTGGCGACATCAACATCCCGATTATCGTGAGGCTGCAAGGAACCAATGCCGAAGAAGCAAAGCAGATAATTGATGAAAGCGGACTGAAGGTTTTCTCAGCCGTATTGCTGAAAGAGGCAGCAGAAAAAGTGAAGGAGGTAATGAACTGA
- a CDS encoding L-threonylcarbamoyladenylate synthase yields MTATILRVYPENPAPRHIRHIVDLLRDGGIIIYPTDTVYALGCDMANQSSIDRLCRIVGKKPEQANLALICEDLSNISFYTKQFENPIFKMMKKALPGPYTFILNANSNVPKLFKNKKREIGIRVPDNNIPRALVKELGHPIITTSLSSEDEITRYFIDPEEMLLEYKNLVDLVIDGGPGGTEASTVIDCTGNEVAVVREGKGPIDILP; encoded by the coding sequence ATGACAGCCACAATCCTCAGGGTATATCCTGAAAATCCTGCTCCCCGCCATATCCGGCATATCGTTGATCTGCTTCGGGATGGCGGAATCATCATTTATCCAACTGACACGGTTTACGCCTTGGGGTGCGACATGGCCAACCAAAGCAGCATTGACAGGCTTTGCCGCATTGTAGGTAAAAAGCCGGAGCAAGCCAACCTTGCCCTTATTTGTGAAGATCTGAGCAACATCAGTTTCTATACCAAACAATTTGAGAATCCCATTTTTAAAATGATGAAAAAAGCGCTGCCCGGCCCCTATACTTTTATTCTTAATGCCAACAGCAACGTGCCCAAATTATTCAAGAATAAAAAACGGGAAATAGGCATCCGGGTTCCGGACAATAACATTCCCCGCGCGCTGGTTAAGGAACTTGGCCATCCTATTATTACTACCTCGCTTTCGTCAGAGGATGAGATTACCCGCTACTTTATTGATCCCGAAGAAATGCTGCTGGAATACAAGAACCTGGTGGATCTGGTAATTGATGGCGGTCCGGGTGGTACCGAAGCCAGTACCGTGATTGATTGCACAGGAAACGAAGTAGCGGTGGTACGCGAAGGAAAAGGCCCCATTGATATTCTTCCGTAG
- a CDS encoding enoyl-CoA hydratase-related protein, protein MSDAIKLEKQNGIATITLNRPDVFNAFNDEQSFALQDALKQVKRDNEVRVVILTGAGKAFCSGQDLKDIAQSKNRSLSDSLHKRYNPIIRAMRNLPKPIICRLNGVAAGAGCSLVLACDYVVAVDSASLIEVFVNVGLVLDSGSSYFLPRALGSLKAFELATTGRKVKADEALQLGLINEMVPAEKLDEAVQKIASYYAAAPTKAIGLMKAMLNKSTYSDLETMLEYEAYCQEIAGRSNDYAEGVAAFNEKRKATFKGN, encoded by the coding sequence ATGTCTGATGCCATAAAACTCGAAAAGCAAAACGGGATTGCCACAATAACCCTCAACAGGCCCGATGTCTTTAACGCCTTCAATGATGAGCAGAGCTTTGCGCTCCAGGATGCGCTGAAACAAGTGAAGAGGGATAATGAAGTCAGGGTCGTGATCCTGACAGGCGCAGGAAAAGCTTTTTGTTCCGGCCAGGATCTGAAAGACATTGCACAATCTAAGAACCGTTCGCTAAGTGATTCGCTGCACAAGCGCTATAATCCCATTATCCGCGCGATGCGCAACCTGCCTAAACCCATCATCTGCCGGCTCAATGGCGTGGCTGCCGGTGCGGGATGTTCGCTGGTGCTGGCCTGCGACTATGTGGTGGCCGTGGATTCCGCTTCGCTGATTGAAGTATTTGTGAATGTGGGATTGGTGCTGGATTCAGGCTCTTCTTATTTCCTACCGCGTGCCCTGGGCAGCCTCAAGGCATTTGAACTGGCTACCACAGGAAGAAAAGTGAAGGCAGATGAAGCCCTGCAATTGGGATTGATAAATGAAATGGTTCCTGCTGAGAAACTTGATGAAGCCGTGCAGAAAATTGCTTCTTACTACGCTGCTGCTCCTACCAAAGCTATTGGACTTATGAAAGCCATGCTCAATAAATCAACCTATTCTGACTTGGAAACGATGCTGGAATACGAAGCTTACTGCCAGGAAATAGCCGGACGAAGCAACGACTATGCTGAAGGTGTGGCGGCATTCAATGAAAAACGCAAAGCCACCTTTAAAGGCAACTGA
- a CDS encoding TrmH family RNA methyltransferase, which translates to MSRRIRSGFISEKRTEKIKRILRFRQPGLTIVLEEVHDIHNISAMLRTSDAVGVMQVHGIFEKMQTGKKSRMGKRSSAGTRKWVKVEKYSSPAECFDVLRQQNFKIFTTKITADSKPLYALDLTQPVALVFGNEHDGVSEEAAALADGNFMIPQIGMAESLNVSVACAVSLYEAFRQRQLKGMYNSPQLPDAQLAELFEEWRKK; encoded by the coding sequence ATGTCCAGACGTATCAGATCCGGGTTTATCTCCGAAAAACGAACTGAGAAGATAAAACGCATTCTCAGGTTCCGGCAACCCGGACTCACCATTGTACTGGAAGAGGTACACGATATTCACAATATTTCAGCGATGCTGCGCACCAGCGATGCCGTGGGTGTAATGCAGGTACACGGAATATTTGAGAAGATGCAGACCGGTAAAAAATCGCGCATGGGCAAGCGTAGTTCTGCCGGTACACGAAAGTGGGTAAAGGTGGAAAAATATTCCAGTCCTGCCGAATGCTTTGATGTGCTTCGACAACAAAACTTCAAAATATTTACAACCAAAATAACTGCGGATTCGAAACCGCTATACGCGCTTGACCTTACACAGCCAGTAGCCCTCGTATTTGGAAATGAACATGATGGCGTTTCTGAAGAAGCCGCAGCCCTTGCTGACGGAAATTTTATGATCCCTCAAATCGGAATGGCCGAGAGCCTGAATGTATCCGTGGCCTGTGCCGTATCGCTTTATGAAGCATTCCGGCAGCGACAGTTGAAGGGGATGTATAATTCGCCTCAACTCCCAGACGCACAACTGGCAGAATTATTTGAAGAATGGCGAAAAAAATAG
- a CDS encoding VTT domain-containing protein, with translation MSERFKFFFRNLIKGLLYLGLLILLFILARNSMDAEQIAWLAPVYTNPTLVYIIFIVSEVVFGIIPPEVFFIWALREESVSYYITQVAILAAISYAAGIIGFFFGRYLNKTILYRWLRRRFLGKYQEKLRDYGFFLVLVAALTPVPFSAIAILTGAVGMSPLKYMLWSLARFLRFGVYAWFIWQANMV, from the coding sequence ATGAGCGAACGATTTAAGTTTTTCTTCCGCAACCTGATCAAAGGATTGCTTTATCTCGGTCTGTTGATCCTCCTCTTTATCCTTGCCCGCAACTCCATGGATGCAGAGCAGATCGCGTGGTTGGCGCCTGTTTACACCAATCCTACGTTGGTTTATATCATCTTTATTGTATCGGAAGTCGTATTTGGGATCATCCCGCCCGAGGTGTTTTTCATCTGGGCGCTGCGAGAAGAAAGCGTTTCATACTACATTACGCAGGTAGCCATCCTTGCAGCGATTTCCTATGCGGCAGGAATCATTGGTTTTTTCTTTGGGCGCTACCTGAATAAAACCATTCTTTACAGGTGGCTTCGCAGGCGTTTTCTTGGCAAATACCAGGAAAAGCTGAGGGACTATGGATTCTTTCTCGTACTTGTTGCTGCGCTCACGCCAGTGCCATTCTCTGCCATTGCCATCCTCACCGGTGCAGTTGGCATGTCGCCACTCAAATATATGCTTTGGTCGCTTGCTCGTTTTCTGCGATTTGGCGTTTATGCGTGGTTCATCTGGCAAGCCAATATGGTGTAG
- a CDS encoding OmpA family protein → MKMLLLLAVVVLAPSLIYAQGEVIHHVYFEFDKHSLKTQEVEALDQFIEQYQASGAEKLIIHGHTDSFGTDGYNLILSLRRTSVVQQYLEKQNIPSGEIDFSSFGETKPLVANSTNENRQKNRRVELAYKVPVIPQTAEVEVSPEEECPPRVIEGAKGSQIIASCDCFDGIDVNEIEVKITEVNTPAEMIEEDIITVDALGNCLETGGMIFVEILHKGQPVKASNDTCMKVRIPAPTIDPEMRLYQTRKMGGLTGWSSESQKLDFTVENGRSYYEFNITGGGGFNADKVLSPVALVSAPVAFVANIIENLKNDGLVVKTRKYRISMAYLTNTSGNTMDKGRKLTFRKVGFRDCFRQPDSKVMITLAKNGETYMVEKQLSDLRYKRFWRKYVVKAGDIEPDQNDVVLQGTRVAH, encoded by the coding sequence ATGAAAATGCTCTTATTGCTTGCTGTAGTAGTTTTAGCGCCTTCACTCATTTATGCCCAAGGCGAAGTTATACATCACGTCTACTTTGAATTCGACAAACATTCCCTCAAGACACAGGAAGTGGAAGCGCTCGATCAGTTTATTGAGCAGTACCAGGCTTCAGGTGCAGAAAAGCTGATCATCCACGGACATACCGACAGCTTCGGTACAGATGGCTATAATCTCATCCTCAGCCTGCGTAGAACCAGCGTTGTACAGCAATATCTCGAAAAACAAAATATCCCATCTGGAGAAATTGATTTCAGCAGTTTCGGAGAAACGAAACCCCTGGTGGCCAACAGTACAAACGAAAACAGGCAGAAGAACCGTAGGGTGGAACTGGCTTATAAAGTCCCTGTGATTCCCCAAACTGCTGAGGTGGAGGTAAGTCCCGAAGAAGAATGTCCCCCACGGGTAATTGAGGGTGCAAAGGGATCGCAAATAATTGCTTCCTGCGACTGCTTCGATGGTATTGATGTGAACGAGATAGAGGTCAAGATAACGGAAGTAAACACTCCGGCCGAAATGATTGAAGAAGACATTATCACTGTAGATGCCCTTGGAAATTGTCTGGAAACCGGTGGGATGATTTTCGTAGAGATCCTGCACAAGGGACAACCTGTAAAGGCAAGTAATGATACTTGCATGAAAGTGCGAATTCCCGCACCCACCATTGATCCTGAAATGCGCCTCTACCAAACCCGCAAGATGGGCGGCTTAACAGGCTGGAGCAGCGAAAGCCAGAAACTGGACTTTACAGTTGAAAATGGGCGGTCGTACTACGAGTTCAATATCACAGGAGGTGGGGGTTTCAATGCAGATAAAGTTTTAAGTCCCGTGGCCCTTGTTAGCGCTCCGGTTGCATTCGTTGCCAATATTATTGAGAATCTGAAGAACGATGGGTTGGTGGTGAAAACGCGCAAGTATCGTATATCGATGGCATACCTCACCAATACCAGCGGAAATACAATGGACAAAGGACGTAAACTTACCTTCAGAAAAGTAGGCTTCCGCGATTGCTTTCGCCAACCTGATTCTAAGGTGATGATCACCTTAGCGAAAAATGGAGAAACTTATATGGTAGAAAAGCAGCTTTCAGACTTGCGCTACAAAAGATTCTGGCGAAAGTATGTAGTGAAAGCAGGCGACATAGAACCGGATCAGAATGATGTGGTGCTGCAAGGCACAAGAGTAGCTCATTAA
- a CDS encoding cob(I)yrinic acid a,c-diamide adenosyltransferase, whose protein sequence is MKIYTKKGDQGFTSLIGGSKVQKSHIRINAYGTIDELNSFLGLVRDHTTGEQERAELYHIQNQLFTIGSLLASEPGKSKMKLPELKQSSIDMMEQAMDKMNEALPELTAFILPGGHPTGSYCHIARCVCRRAERLVVELNTHEPLIPLVIPFLNRLSDYLFVLARKMVHDAGGEEVQWEHE, encoded by the coding sequence ATGAAAATTTATACAAAAAAAGGAGACCAGGGATTTACCTCATTGATCGGTGGTTCCAAGGTTCAGAAGTCGCACATACGCATTAATGCTTATGGCACAATTGACGAACTCAATTCATTTCTCGGCCTGGTGCGCGACCATACCACTGGAGAGCAGGAGCGGGCAGAATTATATCATATCCAGAATCAACTGTTTACCATAGGCTCACTGCTGGCCTCTGAACCTGGCAAAAGCAAAATGAAATTGCCGGAGCTAAAGCAATCCAGCATAGATATGATGGAGCAGGCGATGGACAAAATGAATGAGGCACTGCCGGAACTGACAGCCTTTATCCTTCCTGGTGGCCACCCCACCGGCTCCTACTGCCACATAGCCCGCTGCGTATGCCGCAGGGCCGAACGCCTCGTAGTTGAACTAAATACACACGAGCCTCTGATCCCGCTCGTAATCCCCTTCCTCAATCGTTTATCCGATTACCTCTTCGTGCTGGCCCGCAAAATGGTGCATGATGCCGGTGGGGAGGAAGTGCAGTGGGAGCATGAGTAG
- a CDS encoding ABC transporter ATP-binding protein — MRDELIQTEGIGKIYIIGKVQIKALDKVSVSIRQNEYVALVGASGSGKSTLMNMLGCLDTPTYGKYFLNRQDVSSMNDDELARIRNKEIGFVFQTFNLIPRMSALDNVALPLVYAGTGRKERTARAKEVLTDVGLGDRMDHKPNELSGGQRQRVAVARALVNNPSIILADEPTGNLDTKTSVEIMDLFEELHSRGNTIIVVTHEHDIAERARRVIRLRDGNVESDKLNREETFDSGDSSLGKNESFEL; from the coding sequence ATGAGGGATGAACTCATACAAACCGAAGGAATCGGCAAGATCTACATTATTGGAAAGGTGCAAATAAAGGCACTTGATAAAGTCTCCGTTTCCATCCGGCAAAATGAGTACGTGGCATTGGTAGGTGCTTCTGGTTCAGGTAAGTCTACCCTTATGAATATGCTGGGCTGCCTTGATACACCCACCTATGGAAAATATTTCCTCAACAGGCAGGATGTAAGCTCCATGAATGACGATGAACTGGCCAGGATCAGGAACAAGGAAATAGGTTTCGTTTTCCAGACATTTAATCTGATCCCCCGCATGTCGGCACTTGACAATGTGGCACTGCCGCTGGTTTATGCCGGAACCGGACGCAAAGAGCGGACAGCACGGGCAAAGGAAGTGTTGACCGATGTGGGCCTGGGCGATCGCATGGATCATAAACCGAATGAACTTTCGGGCGGACAGCGGCAGCGTGTGGCAGTGGCGCGGGCGCTGGTCAACAATCCTTCAATTATCCTCGCTGACGAGCCGACAGGAAACCTGGATACCAAGACCAGCGTAGAGATCATGGACCTGTTTGAGGAACTGCATTCCCGCGGCAATACCATCATTGTCGTAACGCACGAGCACGACATTGCCGAAAGGGCCAGACGCGTAATCCGTTTGCGCGATGGCAATGTGGAAAGCGACAAACTGAACCGTGAAGAAACATTTGATTCCGGGGATTCTTCCCTGGGGAAAAATGAAAGCTTCGAACTGTGA
- the gatC gene encoding Asp-tRNA(Asn)/Glu-tRNA(Gln) amidotransferase subunit GatC — protein MKLDIATVDRVASLAKLEFTPEEKEILLKDLNRIMDLIEKLKEVDTEGVEPLIFMTEEVNAFREDVEEKNITHEEALKNAPTKDSDYIKVPKFLGNK, from the coding sequence ATGAAACTCGACATCGCAACCGTAGACCGGGTGGCAAGCCTGGCAAAACTCGAATTTACACCTGAAGAGAAGGAGATCCTGCTGAAGGATTTGAACCGGATTATGGACCTTATTGAGAAGCTGAAAGAGGTAGACACCGAGGGCGTGGAGCCGCTCATCTTTATGACGGAAGAGGTGAACGCCTTCAGGGAAGATGTGGAAGAAAAAAACATCACCCATGAAGAGGCGCTGAAAAATGCCCCGACCAAGGATTCAGATTACATTAAGGTTCCGAAATTTTTGGGCAACAAATGA
- a CDS encoding ferritin-like domain-containing protein, whose translation MSNDKKNEIIENLKKSYWMEIETVMNYLANSVHLDGIRAEEVKEKLSVEVADELGHATRLAKRLKELGAAVPGSLEFNAEQKTMQPPEDTTDMYAIVKGVVDAETGAIEQYKKIIRLCDGVDYVTQDLCIGLQADEEEHLVIFQGYLKALDKDRK comes from the coding sequence ATGAGCAACGACAAAAAGAACGAGATCATTGAAAATCTGAAGAAAAGCTATTGGATGGAAATAGAGACGGTGATGAACTACCTGGCCAATTCTGTTCATCTGGATGGAATAAGGGCTGAGGAAGTGAAGGAAAAGCTATCCGTGGAAGTGGCTGATGAACTGGGCCATGCCACGCGGCTTGCCAAAAGGCTGAAGGAACTGGGCGCTGCTGTGCCGGGCTCTCTGGAGTTCAATGCGGAGCAGAAAACCATGCAACCCCCGGAAGACACCACTGACATGTATGCCATCGTAAAAGGTGTGGTGGATGCTGAAACAGGTGCCATTGAGCAATACAAAAAAATTATCCGGCTCTGCGATGGAGTGGATTACGTTACGCAGGATCTGTGTATTGGTTTACAGGCGGATGAGGAAGAACATTTGGTAATCTTTCAGGGCTATCTGAAGGCGCTTGATAAAGATAGAAAGTGA
- the groL gene encoding chaperonin GroEL (60 kDa chaperone family; promotes refolding of misfolded polypeptides especially under stressful conditions; forms two stacked rings of heptamers to form a barrel-shaped 14mer; ends can be capped by GroES; misfolded proteins enter the barrel where they are refolded when GroES binds) encodes MAKTIQFNLEARDALKKGVDALANAVKVTLGPKGRNVIIDKKFGSPTITKDGVTVAKEIELKDPVENMGAQMVKEVASRTSDAAGDGTTTATVLAQAIISAGLKNVAAGANPMDLKRGIDKAVEAVVSFLGKMTKEVGDDIKKIEQVGTISANNDSQIGKLIAQAMEKVKKEGVITVEESKGTDTYVDVVEGMQFDRGYLSAYFVTNTDKMLVELEDPYILIYDKKVSNMKELLPILEKVVQTGKPLMIISEDVEGEALATLVVNKIRGSLKIAAVKAPGFGDRRKAMLEDIAILTGGTVISEERGYKLENADMSYLGQAEKIIIDKDNTTVVNGKGKKDDITARVSQIKSQIENTTSDYDKEKLQERLAKLSGGVAVLYVGAASEIEMKEKKDRVDDALHATRAAVEEGIIPGGGMGYIRAISSLANLKVENEDQKTGIAIIRRALEEPLRLIVENAGGEGSIIVQKVKDGKDDYGYNARTGEFENLMESGVIDPTKVARIALENAASVAGMLLTTECVLADEPEENNGGGGMPPGGMGGMGGMM; translated from the coding sequence ATGGCGAAGACAATTCAATTTAACCTCGAAGCGAGAGATGCATTGAAGAAAGGCGTGGATGCGCTGGCTAATGCAGTAAAAGTAACTCTGGGCCCCAAAGGCCGCAACGTGATTATCGATAAAAAATTCGGTTCCCCTACTATTACGAAAGATGGTGTGACCGTAGCAAAAGAAATTGAACTCAAAGATCCCGTGGAAAACATGGGCGCTCAAATGGTGAAAGAAGTGGCTTCCAGAACTTCTGACGCTGCCGGAGACGGTACCACCACAGCAACTGTTCTTGCACAGGCTATCATTAGTGCCGGCCTCAAGAACGTAGCAGCCGGTGCCAACCCTATGGACCTGAAGCGTGGGATTGACAAGGCCGTTGAAGCCGTTGTCTCATTCCTGGGAAAGATGACCAAAGAAGTGGGCGATGACATTAAAAAGATCGAACAGGTAGGAACTATTTCAGCAAATAACGATAGCCAAATCGGGAAGCTGATTGCCCAGGCAATGGAAAAGGTGAAGAAGGAAGGCGTTATCACTGTTGAAGAATCCAAAGGTACTGACACGTATGTGGACGTAGTGGAAGGGATGCAATTCGACCGCGGATACCTCTCAGCTTACTTCGTAACCAACACTGACAAGATGTTGGTGGAACTGGAAGATCCTTATATTCTCATCTATGACAAGAAGGTGAGCAATATGAAAGAACTGCTTCCTATCCTGGAAAAAGTAGTACAAACCGGCAAGCCGCTGATGATCATTTCTGAAGATGTGGAAGGAGAAGCGCTCGCTACATTGGTGGTGAACAAAATCCGCGGATCACTGAAAATTGCTGCTGTAAAAGCACCAGGCTTTGGCGACCGCAGAAAAGCTATGCTGGAAGACATCGCGATCCTGACTGGCGGAACGGTGATCAGCGAAGAAAGAGGCTATAAGCTCGAAAACGCTGATATGTCGTACCTCGGCCAGGCTGAGAAGATCATCATTGACAAAGACAACACTACCGTGGTCAATGGCAAAGGCAAGAAAGATGACATCACTGCCCGCGTAAGCCAAATTAAATCTCAGATTGAAAATACTACTTCAGACTATGACAAGGAAAAGCTTCAGGAGCGCCTTGCCAAGCTGAGTGGTGGCGTAGCCGTACTGTACGTAGGTGCTGCATCTGAAATTGAAATGAAAGAGAAGAAGGACCGCGTAGACGATGCACTGCACGCAACACGCGCAGCCGTGGAAGAAGGAATTATTCCTGGCGGTGGAATGGGCTACATCCGCGCAATCAGTTCACTTGCCAATCTGAAGGTGGAGAATGAAGATCAGAAAACCGGTATTGCCATTATTCGCAGAGCACTGGAAGAACCGCTGAGGCTGATCGTGGAAAATGCCGGTGGCGAAGGTTCCATTATCGTTCAGAAAGTTAAGGACGGCAAGGATGACTACGGTTACAATGCCCGCACAGGTGAGTTCGAAAACCTCATGGAAAGCGGTGTTATTGATCCTACCAAGGTTGCCCGCATTGCTCTTGAAAATGCAGCTTCTGTAGCCGGTATGCTCCTCACTACCGAGTGCGTTCTTGCCGATGAGCCAGAAGAAAACAATGGCGGTGGCGGAATGCCTCCAGGCGGCATGGGCGGTATGGGTGGCATGATGTAA
- a CDS encoding co-chaperone GroES: MGLNIKPLADRVLVQPAAAEEKTASGIIIPDTAKEKPQKGKVVSVGPGKKDEPTTVKEGDQVLYGKYSGSEITIEGDDYLIMRESDILAVLNK, translated from the coding sequence ATGGGATTGAACATTAAGCCTTTAGCAGACAGAGTGCTGGTACAGCCAGCCGCTGCAGAAGAAAAGACTGCATCAGGTATCATCATTCCTGACACGGCCAAGGAAAAACCACAAAAAGGAAAAGTGGTATCTGTAGGTCCGGGTAAAAAAGATGAGCCAACAACTGTAAAAGAAGGTGACCAGGTGCTGTACGGAAAATATTCCGGATCAGAGATCACAATTGAGGGTGACGACTATCTCATTATGAGAGAATCTGACATTCTCGCAGTTCTTAACAAGTAA